In a genomic window of Anoplopoma fimbria isolate UVic2021 breed Golden Eagle Sablefish chromosome 6, Afim_UVic_2022, whole genome shotgun sequence:
- the gclc gene encoding glutamate--cysteine ligase catalytic subunit gives MGLLSQGSPLNWEETKKYADHIRKHGIIQFLNIYNKLKERQKDVLKWGDEVEYMLLELDDKDEKVRLVLNGEEVLETLQEQGEKINPNHPTLWRPEYGSYMIEGTPGQPYGGTMSEFNTVEGNMGKRRREASSVLNPNETLCTITSFPRLGCPGFTRPEHRPTPVEKGVSKSLFFPDEAINSHPRFSTLTRNIRHRRGEKVVINVPIFKDKCTPSPFVEEFPEDDGEAARSALPDHIYMDAMGFGMGNCCLQVTFQACSIDEARYLYDQLATFCPIVMALSAASPFYRGFVSDNDCRWGVISASVDDRTLEERGLKPLKNNKYRIFKSRYDSIDSYLSSCGEKYNDIDLTIDEEIYKQLLDAGIDKLMAQHIAHLFIRDPLSVFEEKIHLDDENESDHFENLQSTNWQTMRFKPPPPNSDIGWRVEFRPMEVQLTDFENAAYVVFVVLLTRVILSYKLDFLIPLSKVDENMKVAQKRNSVQEGMFYFRKDIFKGCNPGLDGAASAENGLECDGANEEYTLMSIDTIINGKEGVFQGLIPILNCYLENMEVDVDTRCTILNYLKLIKKRASGELMTMAKWMREFVAKHPQYKQDSVLTDKINYDLFKKCDRIAKGEEQCPELIGNPVNRFK, from the exons ATGGGCTTACTGTCACAGGGGTCTCCGCTGAACTGGGAGGAAACCAAGAAGTATGCCGACCACATCAGAAAGCACGGCATCATCCAGTTCCTCAACATCTACAACAAGTTGAAGGAACGTCAGAAAGATGTGCTGAAGTGGGGCGACGAG GTTGAGTACATGTTGCTGGAATTGGATGACAAGGATGAAAAAGTTCGACTCGTCCTCAATGGTGAAGAGGTTTTGGAAACTCTTCAAGAACAGGGTGAAAAGATAAACCCAAA TCACCCCACACTTTGGAGACCAGAGTACGGCAGCTACATGATTGAGGGAACACCAGGGCAGCCGTACGGCGGGACGATGTCGGAGTTCAACACTGTGGAGGGCAACATGGGGAAGAGACGACGAGAGGCCTCATCTGTCCTGAACCCGAATGAAACCCTCTGCACCATCACCTCATTTCCAAG GTTAGGCTGCCCGGGTTTCACCAGACCGGAGCACCGGCCGACCCCTGTTGAAAAGGGAGTGTCGAAGTCACTGTTTTTCCCAGATGAAGCCATCAACAGCCACCCAAGATTCAG CACCCTTACCAGAAACATACGtcacagaagaggagagaaagttgTGATTAATGTGCCAA TCTTCAAAGACAAGTGCACTCCGTCTCCATTTGTGGAGGAGTTTCCTGAGGATGATGGTGAAGCAGCGAGGTCGGCTCTTCCTGATCACATCTACATGGACGCCATGGGCTTCGGGATGGGCAACTGCTGTCTGCAG GTGACATTCCAAGCTTGTAGCATTGATGAGGCAAGATACCTTTATGACCAACTAGCAACATTCTGCCCCATAGTG ATGGCGTTGAGCGCAGCCTCTCCCTTCTATAGAGGCTTTGTGTCTGATAATGATTGTCGCTGGGGAGTTATTTCTGCCTCGGTGGACGACAGGACACTGGAAGAACGCGGGCTGAAG cctttgaaaaacaacaaatacaggATCTTCAAGTCAAGATATGATTCAATTGACAGCTACCTGTCTAGCTGCGGTGAGAAGTACAATGACATTGACTTGACGATAGACGAGGAGATCTACAAGCAGCTGCTCGACGCAG GAATTGACAAACTGATGGCCCAACACATAGCACATCTCTTCATCCGAGATCCACTCTCTGTCTTCGAAGAAAAAATCCACTTGGATGATGAAAACGAGTCTGACCACTTTGAG AACCTGCAGTCGACCAACTGGCAGACGATGAGGTTCAAACCTCCACCTCCAAACTCTGATATCGGCTGGAGAGTTGAGTTCCGCCCCATGGAG gtgCAGCTAACTGACTTTGAAAACGCTGCCTATGTGGTCTTTGTCGTCCTGCTCACCAGAGTGATCTTGTCATATAAACTGGACTTTTTGATCCCTTTGTCAAAG GTGGATGAAAACATGAAGGTGGCACAGAAGAGAAACTCTGTCCAGGAGGGCATGTTTTACTTCCGAAAGGACATCTTCAAAG GCTGCAACCCGGGCCTCGATGGCGCAGCCTCGGCTGAAAACGGCTTGGAGTGCGATGGTGCTAATGAGGAGTACACGCTGATGAGTATCGACACAATCATCAATGGAAAG GAGGGAGTATTTCAAGGGCTTATCCCGATCCTTAACTGCTATCTGGAAAACATGGAAGTGGATGTGGACACCAGGTGCACCATTTTGAATTATCTGAAGCTCATCAAGAAACGTGCCTCAG GCGAGCTGATGACGATGGCCAAGTGGATGAGGGAATTTGTTGCCAAGCACCCGCAGTATAAGCAGGACAGCGTCCTAACTGACAAGATAAACTACGACCTGTTCAAGAAGTGCGACAGGATTGCAAAGGGCGAAGAGCAGTGCCCAGAGCTCATTGGAAACCCAGTGAACAGGTTCAAATGA